A genomic stretch from Halogranum gelatinilyticum includes:
- a CDS encoding HVO_A0556 family zinc finger protein yields the protein MSESRFEWLGQAENDVLARLATEPCPQRQCDGTLNRGEYKDAPAVVCDACEVPAARLWSDDA from the coding sequence GTGAGCGAGAGTCGTTTCGAGTGGCTCGGTCAGGCCGAGAACGACGTCCTCGCCCGCCTCGCCACCGAACCTTGCCCGCAACGCCAGTGCGACGGGACCCTCAATCGCGGCGAGTACAAGGACGCACCCGCCGTCGTCTGTGACGCCTGCGAGGTCCCCGCGGCCCGCCTCTGGAGTGACGACGCGTGA